One Dictyoglomus thermophilum H-6-12 DNA window includes the following coding sequences:
- a CDS encoding DUF5696 domain-containing protein — MRIKLLILISIVVLVIPLYGQNGEYKVIAENNKFVMLFNEKTAEVAIKDKATGKIFNQFPKDWEGDFSMGITKFTIPSHLVLEMADDEARVSLYNTYALGVMRGNFKYKNIRDGIRIDYEFSTQGVSISIEFILTETGFKVRVPIDSIKEEGDLKINRIWILPYFIYGSKKDNGYLIVPDGSGALVRFDHKAGNERGFELPVYGYDFGMPLYDMPPKTEGIRLPIFGVKRNDLGILGIIESGDFDSNIACYMAGNSTSYFRIYPVFEYRRIHKFLLYEREASTGQAGEVVDVLVNKFSPYTIKKDIVINYLLFTGKDVDYSSMIRSYRDYLVKNGYLYKKATKVSEVPFNLVIINSINIRTTKAGVPVVDLFPLTTFDETIKILDEFRSRGIKNINLILKGYQSGGYMNKITNGIRLESKIGGNGGFRKLIEYCNSNNINLILTAEVIEVHNAGNGFSPSRDANRYLNNGLAFMYKWDPVIKKKNRDYDPWFTVLPERVPVYLNNFLRDLERFNLRNVLIEKMGDYISSQNKRSKLLSREEVASLWKESLSNHINKFNFIFSSGNFYVLPYSSLILEAPLDSSNFAIESESVPILQILLHGYVPYSGRPGNLRESQRMEFLKMVEYGALPYYALIFKDSSYFKKSIFNEMVSSNYKDWIDQAVKEYNLLRDLYINIYDVPIRTHTKISNGVYKVQYENDTEVVVNYTSKPFKYKGKIIKGEDFVFFLGKN; from the coding sequence ATGCGTATAAAATTGCTGATTTTGATTTCTATCGTAGTTTTAGTTATTCCTCTCTATGGGCAAAACGGGGAATATAAAGTTATAGCAGAAAATAATAAATTCGTTATGTTGTTTAACGAAAAAACAGCAGAAGTGGCCATTAAAGATAAGGCTACAGGAAAAATATTTAACCAGTTCCCAAAAGATTGGGAAGGAGATTTTTCAATGGGCATAACAAAATTCACTATTCCTTCCCACTTAGTTCTTGAAATGGCTGATGATGAAGCAAGAGTCTCTCTTTACAATACCTATGCCCTTGGAGTTATGAGAGGGAATTTTAAGTATAAAAATATTAGGGATGGTATTAGGATAGATTATGAATTTTCTACCCAAGGTGTTAGCATTTCTATTGAATTTATACTGACTGAAACAGGCTTTAAGGTAAGAGTACCTATTGATTCTATAAAAGAAGAAGGAGATCTTAAAATAAACAGAATATGGATTCTTCCGTACTTTATCTATGGAAGTAAAAAAGACAATGGATATCTTATAGTGCCTGACGGATCTGGAGCTCTTGTAAGATTTGATCATAAGGCTGGTAATGAAAGGGGTTTTGAACTTCCTGTATATGGTTATGATTTTGGTATGCCTCTTTACGATATGCCTCCTAAAACTGAAGGAATTAGGCTTCCCATATTTGGTGTTAAAAGAAATGATCTTGGGATCTTGGGGATAATAGAATCAGGAGATTTTGACTCAAATATAGCTTGTTATATGGCGGGTAATTCTACCTCATATTTCAGGATTTATCCTGTTTTTGAGTATAGGAGGATTCATAAATTTTTACTTTATGAAAGAGAGGCCTCTACAGGACAGGCTGGAGAAGTTGTAGATGTTCTGGTTAATAAGTTTTCTCCATATACGATTAAAAAGGATATAGTAATAAACTATCTATTATTTACAGGAAAAGATGTTGATTACTCATCTATGATCAGATCTTATAGAGATTACCTTGTAAAGAATGGTTATCTTTATAAAAAAGCTACTAAAGTTTCCGAAGTGCCTTTTAATCTTGTAATTATCAACAGCATAAATATAAGAACTACGAAAGCAGGTGTTCCTGTAGTAGATTTGTTTCCTCTTACTACCTTTGATGAAACTATCAAAATACTTGATGAGTTTAGAAGTAGAGGAATTAAAAATATAAACCTAATACTTAAAGGTTATCAGTCTGGTGGATATATGAATAAGATAACGAATGGGATAAGGTTAGAATCTAAAATTGGTGGAAATGGGGGATTTAGAAAATTAATTGAATATTGTAACAGTAATAATATTAACTTAATTTTAACTGCTGAAGTTATAGAGGTACATAACGCAGGTAATGGCTTTTCTCCATCTCGTGATGCTAATAGATATCTAAACAATGGACTTGCTTTTATGTATAAATGGGATCCTGTCATAAAAAAGAAGAACAGAGATTATGATCCTTGGTTTACAGTATTACCCGAAAGGGTTCCTGTATACCTTAATAATTTTTTGAGAGATCTGGAGAGGTTTAATCTTAGAAATGTCTTAATAGAGAAAATGGGAGATTATATATCATCTCAGAATAAAAGATCTAAACTTCTTTCAAGAGAAGAAGTTGCATCTTTGTGGAAAGAAAGTTTAAGTAATCATATAAATAAGTTTAATTTTATCTTTAGCTCAGGTAATTTTTATGTTTTACCCTATAGTTCGCTAATTTTGGAGGCTCCTCTTGATTCAAGCAACTTTGCTATCGAGTCAGAAAGTGTGCCTATCCTTCAGATTTTACTTCATGGATATGTTCCATATAGTGGAAGACCGGGAAATTTGAGGGAAAGTCAGAGAATGGAGTTTCTAAAAATGGTAGAGTATGGAGCTTTACCTTATTATGCATTGATTTTTAAAGATTCTTCATATTTTAAGAAAAGTATCTTCAATGAAATGGTTAGTTCTAATTATAAGGATTGGATTGATCAAGCGGTAAAAGAATACAACTTGTTAAGAGATTTATACATAAATATTTATGATGTGCCTATAAGGACTCATACAAAGATAAGTAATGGAGTATACAAGGTACAGTATGAGAATGACACAGAAGTAGTTGTTAACTACACCTCCAAACCGTTTAAGTATAAAGGAAAGATAATAAAGGGAGAAGATTTTGTTTTCTTTTTAGGAAAGAATTAG
- a CDS encoding YIP1 family protein: MRRARIIAKLLFILFLINIAFAGIPYYTYIYNERRRPVPSLPGFEPELIISGETIKPNLSFSAPEDLFIDKSNGDIYVADTGNNRIVVIGKDYKLKEIIDGFINNGEKDLFKAPTGLFVTRDGRLYIADSKNSRIVVLNKDRSLYMIIGKPVGDVIKVNFEYIPKKVAVDNLGRVYVVAENVVEGLIQFSPKGNFERFFGSNRVEVNPIELFWRRVLTRKQRSQLMLFIPIEYRNVTVDKDGFIYGCVRAWYDQIKRLNALGDNIIKQEGRTGNMYGDLYFGFTVRGEIADIAVDDSENLYVLDGRVGRFFVYNNLGDFLFVSGDIGNQKGTFQFPTAIDLYDGKVFVLDENKGTITVFKPTYFGSLVLKANSFYVDGYYGKAAEVWKDVVKMDTNYDLAYIGLGKNFLHEEKYKEAMVNFRLGFYPEGYSKALRGFRIEYMRRNFSKIMNLFILFLLIIYLVKRFLGGKIAFYYRSYAQKHPLFDTVMFVFYVILHPFDGFYELKRRKESFKASLILLIFIILAFIIRRIMTAFHFNPYRPEELNILLEVGRVLLPILAWVTINWAVTTIMDGKAKMREIFIMTVYSLFPLVLIYLPQTLLSHVFTLEEAAFYYFFDTIGSIWVLWILFAGMMELQEYSLSKVFGTSLITIAGIIFAMFIGMVFFATFQQFVRFIYMVYLEIKYMIG; encoded by the coding sequence ATGAGAAGGGCAAGGATAATTGCAAAACTTCTATTTATATTGTTTTTGATAAATATTGCTTTTGCGGGAATTCCCTATTACACATATATCTATAATGAAAGAAGGAGGCCTGTACCTTCTCTTCCAGGATTTGAGCCCGAGCTTATAATTTCAGGTGAAACTATAAAGCCTAATCTATCCTTCTCAGCCCCTGAAGATCTTTTTATAGATAAAAGTAATGGCGATATTTATGTAGCAGATACTGGTAATAACAGAATTGTAGTGATAGGTAAAGATTATAAATTGAAAGAGATTATTGATGGCTTTATAAATAATGGAGAGAAGGATCTTTTTAAAGCTCCAACAGGGCTTTTTGTTACCCGTGATGGGAGGCTATATATTGCTGACTCTAAAAATTCTAGAATCGTAGTTTTGAATAAGGACAGAAGTCTTTATATGATCATAGGAAAGCCTGTTGGAGATGTGATAAAGGTTAATTTTGAATATATTCCAAAGAAGGTTGCGGTAGATAATTTGGGAAGAGTATATGTGGTAGCTGAAAATGTTGTAGAAGGTTTAATTCAGTTTAGTCCAAAGGGAAATTTTGAGAGATTTTTTGGTAGTAATAGGGTTGAGGTAAATCCTATAGAACTTTTCTGGAGAAGGGTTCTTACGAGAAAACAAAGATCTCAATTGATGCTTTTTATACCCATTGAATATAGGAATGTGACTGTGGATAAAGATGGGTTTATTTATGGATGTGTAAGAGCTTGGTATGACCAGATTAAAAGGTTAAATGCTCTTGGAGATAACATAATAAAGCAGGAAGGTCGCACTGGCAATATGTATGGGGATCTTTATTTTGGTTTTACGGTGAGAGGGGAGATTGCAGATATCGCTGTAGATGATTCAGAAAACCTTTATGTTCTTGATGGTAGAGTAGGAAGGTTCTTTGTATATAACAATCTTGGAGATTTTCTATTTGTGTCAGGGGATATAGGGAATCAAAAGGGAACTTTTCAATTTCCTACAGCGATAGATCTTTATGATGGGAAAGTGTTTGTCCTTGATGAGAATAAGGGTACTATAACTGTGTTTAAACCTACTTATTTTGGAAGTCTTGTTCTTAAAGCAAATTCCTTTTATGTAGACGGATATTATGGAAAGGCAGCAGAAGTTTGGAAAGATGTTGTAAAAATGGATACTAATTATGATCTTGCTTATATAGGGCTTGGAAAAAACTTCTTGCATGAGGAAAAATATAAGGAAGCTATGGTGAATTTCAGACTTGGCTTTTATCCTGAAGGATATTCTAAGGCTCTTAGGGGTTTCAGAATAGAATACATGAGAAGAAATTTTTCTAAGATAATGAACCTATTCATATTATTTTTATTAATCATTTACTTGGTAAAGAGATTTTTAGGAGGAAAAATAGCCTTTTATTATAGGAGTTATGCTCAAAAGCATCCATTGTTTGATACCGTAATGTTTGTTTTTTATGTGATACTGCATCCTTTTGATGGATTTTATGAACTTAAGAGAAGAAAAGAATCTTTTAAGGCATCATTGATCCTCCTGATTTTTATCATCCTTGCATTTATTATCAGAAGAATTATGACTGCCTTTCATTTTAATCCCTATAGGCCGGAGGAGTTGAACATACTTCTTGAAGTAGGGAGAGTTTTGCTTCCTATTCTTGCTTGGGTGACTATAAACTGGGCAGTTACCACCATAATGGATGGAAAGGCAAAAATGAGGGAAATATTTATAATGACAGTTTATAGTCTATTTCCATTGGTGCTTATTTATCTACCTCAAACTTTGTTAAGTCATGTATTTACTTTGGAGGAAGCTGCTTTTTATTACTTTTTCGATACTATCGGAAGTATATGGGTTTTATGGATACTTTTTGCGGGTATGATGGAACTTCAGGAATACTCTTTGAGTAAGGTTTTTGGAACTTCCCTTATAACTATCGCAGGTATAATTTTTGCTATGTTTATAGGAATGGTGTTCTTTGCAACTTTTCAGCAGTTTGTGAGGTTTATCTACATGGTGTACTTAGAAATTAAGTATATGATTGGTTAA
- a CDS encoding carbohydrate ABC transporter permease gives MKRINRSIWGNIIVIIVLTIVAIFMALPLVYSIMNAFKPLDELFLFPPRLFVRRPTLKNFTDLFYLMSNSFVPFSRYLFNSIFISLVSTFGHVMIASMAAYPLAKHRFPGSRFLFNLVVFSLMFSGYVTNIPRFIIMAKLRLLDTYFSLILPYIGATLGLFLMKQFMEQIPDSYIESARIDGANEFKIWWYVVMPNVKPAWLTLILFAFRDTWNDTYTPALYLHNEAMKPFSLALTYIQQGGFVRAGAAAAAAILMMLPSLIIFILTQSNVVETMKSAGIKE, from the coding sequence ATGAAGAGAATAAACAGATCTATTTGGGGGAATATTATTGTAATAATTGTGTTAACAATAGTAGCAATATTTATGGCTTTACCCCTAGTTTATTCTATTATGAATGCTTTCAAGCCTCTTGACGAACTTTTCTTATTTCCTCCAAGGCTTTTTGTGAGGAGACCAACTCTTAAGAATTTTACTGACTTATTTTATTTAATGAGTAATTCCTTTGTTCCTTTTTCCAGGTATCTTTTTAATAGTATATTCATTAGTCTTGTAAGTACCTTTGGACATGTGATGATAGCATCTATGGCAGCATATCCCTTAGCCAAACATAGATTTCCAGGTAGTAGGTTCTTATTTAACTTAGTTGTCTTTTCTTTGATGTTTTCGGGATATGTAACTAACATACCGAGATTTATAATTATGGCTAAGCTAAGGCTTTTAGATACTTATTTTTCTCTAATTCTGCCTTATATAGGTGCAACTTTAGGATTATTTTTGATGAAGCAATTTATGGAACAGATTCCTGATTCGTATATAGAGTCTGCAAGGATAGATGGTGCTAATGAGTTTAAGATATGGTGGTATGTAGTTATGCCAAATGTAAAGCCTGCTTGGCTTACTCTTATTCTTTTTGCCTTTAGAGATACTTGGAATGATACTTATACTCCTGCCTTGTATTTACATAATGAAGCCATGAAGCCATTTTCTTTAGCGTTGACTTATATACAACAGGGAGGATTTGTGAGGGCTGGTGCTGCGGCAGCTGCTGCAATTCTTATGATGCTTCCTTCATTAATAATTTTTATTTTGACCCAAAGCAATGTGGTGGAGACTATGAAGTCTGCTGGTATTAAGGAGTAA
- a CDS encoding carbohydrate ABC transporter permease, protein MKEKIRNLWKEVKKNKESYFLLLPYFILFFTFVVIPVIVGIILSFTNYNIIQAPRFVGWNNYKRLFLEDDVFLIALQNTFKFALITGPLSYFACLFFAWLINELPPKIRSVLTLLYYAPALSSAIFFIWTYIFSGDVYGLLNGFLMNLGIIKEPIYWLQDSRINLYVLMVVQLWMSLGTSFLAFIAGFQTIDRSLYEAAAVDGIRNRWQELWYITLPSMKPQLIFGAIMQVTSSFAVADISAQLIGFPSPLYSAHTIVLHMWDYGSIRYEMGYASAIAVILFLITVGINQGVRRIIRPD, encoded by the coding sequence ATGAAGGAGAAAATTAGAAATCTATGGAAAGAGGTAAAAAAGAATAAAGAATCTTACTTTTTGCTTTTACCATATTTTATCTTGTTTTTTACTTTTGTTGTCATTCCTGTAATAGTAGGAATTATTTTGAGTTTTACAAATTACAATATTATCCAAGCACCAAGATTTGTTGGTTGGAATAACTACAAAAGATTATTCTTAGAGGACGATGTATTTCTTATTGCCCTTCAGAATACTTTTAAGTTTGCCCTTATAACGGGACCTTTAAGTTATTTTGCATGTCTCTTTTTTGCATGGTTGATAAATGAACTTCCACCTAAGATTAGATCTGTTTTAACTCTTTTGTATTATGCTCCTGCTCTATCTTCTGCGATATTTTTTATCTGGACATACATCTTTTCAGGAGATGTTTATGGACTTTTAAACGGATTTTTGATGAATCTGGGGATAATAAAAGAACCAATTTATTGGCTTCAAGATTCTAGAATTAATTTATATGTTTTGATGGTAGTACAATTGTGGATGAGTCTTGGCACAAGCTTTCTTGCTTTTATAGCTGGGTTTCAGACCATAGATAGGTCTTTATATGAGGCTGCTGCTGTAGATGGCATAAGAAATAGATGGCAAGAACTTTGGTATATTACTCTTCCTTCCATGAAACCTCAGCTTATTTTTGGAGCTATAATGCAAGTTACTTCATCTTTTGCAGTGGCAGATATTTCAGCACAACTTATAGGTTTTCCAAGTCCTCTTTATTCTGCTCATACTATCGTGCTTCACATGTGGGATTATGGAAGTATAAGGTATGAAATGGGATATGCTTCTGCTATCGCTGTAATTTTGTTCCTAATTACGGTAGGTATTAACCAAGGAGTCAGAAGAATAATAAGACCTGACTGA
- a CDS encoding extracellular solute-binding protein, whose protein sequence is MLIFEKILKLVLRFISLLLFILLLITNLNFAQNSLVNLNVIFELISKENSYETYISRFYDKKRPNLTLIINAINYSNFSKDMDLKKLTNLTQDKHPVLYTGENGFVEWTFNIEEEGLYNIAVKYYPITGKNSAIEREIMIDGKRPFNEVRIVRFERIWKDAGDPLKDNRGNELRPLQIESPMWVEKVIDDAEGLYSEPFLFYFTKGKHTLRFISVKEPMVIDYIKIFNLKDIPSYSEIISTYNKEDLKRSVKNIIVKIQGEKAYLKSEPTLYPIYDMSNPLNEPYSSRNKLLNIIGGYNWRSSGQWIEWKFTVPEDGFYKIGFKFRQNANPGIPSERTLYIDGRIPFKEVRNIKFKYDTKWQFKYLGNGKDEYLFYLTKGEHTLRLKVTYESIAEVIRNILQCSIDLSQLYTKIVMITSPNPDPYRDYLLEQSIPDLIPTLERNAKILKENAEKLKIIGGEKVSEAATLERVAIQLEGMAKEPETIAQRLQRYRDNLSALSAWVLAIREQPLDIDYIIVASPDARSPRVNPNIFEGIWDGVKKFFYSFLEDYNMIGTVYEKDKAINVWVQMGRDQAETLKMLIDTDFTPKTGIGVNLNIITTEAALLFSVASRENPPDVALNVPRGLAVDYGIRGALVDISKLPGFENVKKCFAPYALVPYSFGGKVYGLPMTQDFPIMFYRADILGRLNIEVPNTWDELYKTIAKLQSYNLQFAAGTGGTSFDIFNMLLLQRGGRYYTEDGKRCILNNEEGVTAFKEWTNLYVLYGIPLYYDFFNRFRTGEMPLGIGPYTMYNQFKVAAPEISGLWGIAPVPGRRKSDGSIDRSVAGGGNAILIFSQTKKLKEAWEFVKWWVSTDVQARFGRELEAVLGAGARYNTANIEAMSYLPWPSSDYKILSTQWRYLKEIPNVPGSYYVSRHLDNAFREVVMLGEIPREAIEKYTREINKEIDRKREEFGLELAKE, encoded by the coding sequence GTGTTAATTTTTGAAAAAATTTTGAAACTAGTTTTAAGGTTTATTTCTCTATTACTCTTTATATTGTTATTAATTACAAACCTAAACTTCGCTCAAAATTCTCTGGTTAATTTGAATGTTATCTTTGAACTTATAAGTAAGGAGAATTCATATGAGACTTATATCTCAAGATTCTATGACAAGAAAAGACCAAATCTAACTTTAATTATTAATGCAATAAATTACTCTAATTTTTCTAAAGATATGGATCTTAAAAAACTTACAAATTTAACTCAGGATAAGCATCCAGTCTTATATACAGGGGAAAATGGTTTTGTAGAATGGACCTTTAATATCGAAGAAGAGGGATTGTACAACATTGCTGTGAAATACTATCCCATAACTGGGAAAAACTCAGCTATAGAAAGAGAAATCATGATTGATGGCAAAAGGCCTTTTAACGAAGTAAGGATTGTAAGATTTGAAAGAATATGGAAGGATGCTGGAGATCCATTAAAAGATAATAGAGGAAATGAGTTAAGACCATTACAGATAGAGTCTCCCATGTGGGTTGAAAAGGTTATCGATGATGCTGAAGGCTTATATTCTGAACCTTTTCTTTTCTATTTTACAAAAGGGAAGCATACTTTGAGATTTATTTCAGTAAAAGAGCCAATGGTTATAGATTATATTAAGATTTTCAATCTCAAAGATATTCCGTCTTATAGTGAAATAATTAGTACTTACAACAAAGAAGATCTAAAAAGGAGTGTAAAAAATATAATTGTGAAGATTCAGGGAGAGAAAGCCTATTTAAAGTCTGAGCCCACTCTCTATCCCATATACGATATGAGTAATCCTCTTAATGAACCTTATAGTTCTCGAAATAAACTTTTGAACATAATAGGAGGGTATAATTGGCGATCTTCTGGACAGTGGATTGAGTGGAAATTTACCGTTCCAGAGGATGGTTTTTATAAAATTGGTTTTAAATTTAGGCAAAATGCAAATCCTGGAATACCTTCTGAGAGGACTCTTTATATAGATGGAAGGATTCCTTTTAAGGAAGTAAGGAATATAAAATTCAAATATGATACTAAATGGCAGTTTAAGTATCTAGGAAATGGGAAGGACGAATATCTTTTTTATTTAACAAAGGGTGAACATACTCTTAGGCTTAAAGTTACTTATGAGAGCATAGCAGAAGTTATAAGAAATATTCTACAATGCTCTATAGATTTGTCTCAATTGTATACTAAGATTGTAATGATCACTTCTCCTAATCCTGATCCCTACAGAGATTATCTTTTAGAGCAAAGTATTCCAGATCTTATTCCTACTTTAGAGAGAAATGCAAAGATATTGAAGGAAAATGCTGAAAAATTAAAGATTATTGGAGGGGAGAAAGTTAGTGAAGCAGCAACTCTTGAGAGAGTTGCTATTCAACTTGAGGGAATGGCTAAGGAGCCAGAGACTATTGCTCAGAGATTACAACGATATAGAGATAACCTATCTGCCCTTTCTGCGTGGGTACTTGCCATTAGAGAACAACCTTTAGACATTGATTATATAATCGTGGCTTCTCCTGATGCAAGGTCTCCTAGAGTAAATCCAAATATTTTTGAAGGAATTTGGGATGGAGTAAAAAAGTTTTTCTATTCTTTCTTAGAAGACTACAACATGATAGGTACAGTATATGAGAAGGATAAGGCAATAAATGTATGGGTTCAGATGGGTAGAGATCAGGCAGAAACTTTAAAAATGCTTATAGATACTGATTTTACTCCTAAAACAGGAATAGGGGTTAACCTAAACATTATAACTACCGAAGCAGCTTTACTTTTTTCTGTGGCCTCAAGGGAAAATCCTCCTGATGTAGCTTTAAATGTACCGAGGGGACTTGCTGTAGATTATGGTATAAGAGGAGCTCTTGTGGATATTTCAAAGTTGCCTGGCTTTGAGAATGTGAAGAAGTGTTTTGCCCCTTATGCTCTTGTCCCTTATAGCTTTGGAGGAAAGGTTTATGGTTTACCTATGACTCAAGATTTTCCTATAATGTTTTACAGAGCTGATATATTAGGCCGTTTGAATATTGAGGTTCCGAATACTTGGGATGAATTATATAAGACTATTGCAAAATTACAAAGTTATAATCTGCAGTTTGCAGCTGGGACGGGTGGTACAAGCTTTGACATATTCAATATGCTTCTTCTTCAAAGGGGTGGAAGATACTATACTGAAGATGGCAAAAGGTGCATCCTTAATAATGAAGAAGGGGTAACAGCTTTCAAAGAATGGACCAATTTATATGTACTTTATGGAATTCCCCTTTATTATGATTTCTTCAACCGTTTTAGAACAGGAGAGATGCCTTTAGGAATTGGACCTTATACTATGTATAACCAATTTAAAGTTGCTGCTCCTGAGATAAGTGGGCTTTGGGGGATTGCTCCTGTTCCAGGAAGAAGGAAGAGTGATGGCTCTATTGATAGAAGTGTAGCTGGTGGGGGTAATGCTATCTTAATCTTTTCTCAGACAAAAAAGTTGAAAGAGGCTTGGGAGTTTGTAAAATGGTGGGTTTCAACAGATGTTCAGGCAAGATTTGGCAGAGAGCTTGAGGCGGTTTTGGGGGCTGGTGCAAGGTATAATACCGCTAACATAGAAGCTATGAGTTATCTGCCCTGGCCTTCTTCAGATTACAAAATACTTTCAACCCAATGGAGATATCTAAAGGAGATTCCTAATGTTCCTGGAAGTTATTATGTATCGAGGCATTTAGATAATGCTTTCAGAGAAGTAGTTATGCTTGGTGAAATTCCAAGAGAAGCTATAGAGAAATATACTAGAGAGATTAATAAAGAAATTGATAGGAAGAGAGAAGAATTTGGTTTAGAACTTGCAAAAGAATGA
- a CDS encoding ABC transporter substrate-binding protein translates to MKKILLSLILISLFVLTSIIPSFAQKIYTFKVGKYTFNIDTQKYRGKTIYVWQFWPEDDTALPGTRSPKQVREEFEKITGAKVKIVYTTWENYRPKLSAAILSGSGADVVYIGAGEKPTWMMKKMLLPLDRYIDFKNKDLWETVGFRESTLSFYKWRGQIYAVTNIYNDNVFPYILYYNKEKFEMAGLPDPLELYKQGKWTWETFFNLGKQLTQDTNGDGKIDQYAYATWAVVQPFLYTNDVQVVKYIGGKPVFAMDDPKAYKAFQAVYEMDAKYKMRPSDWWNDPQGRFQKGITCMDYWGPWELSGMRNALGKKLGIVPFPKGPDSKKKSADMADDGAWAIASSSKDPELAALYLLWMLTPTDKEKEIIVKSQIERVGGKEIYDILMDAATRAQIDPISGIPGFWDLINQIDVANPAKSIKALKPKFQAAIDAILEGLK, encoded by the coding sequence ATGAAAAAGATTTTGCTATCCTTGATTTTAATTTCTCTTTTTGTTTTGACATCTATAATTCCCTCCTTCGCACAAAAAATATATACCTTTAAAGTAGGAAAATACACATTTAATATCGATACCCAAAAGTATAGAGGCAAAACCATATATGTATGGCAATTCTGGCCTGAGGATGACACAGCTTTACCAGGTACTCGATCTCCAAAACAGGTGAGAGAAGAGTTTGAAAAGATTACAGGAGCAAAGGTAAAAATAGTTTATACTACTTGGGAAAATTATAGACCGAAATTGAGCGCAGCTATTCTTTCTGGTTCTGGAGCTGACGTAGTATACATAGGAGCAGGAGAAAAACCTACTTGGATGATGAAGAAGATGCTTCTTCCATTAGATAGATATATTGATTTTAAGAATAAAGATCTTTGGGAAACAGTTGGTTTCAGAGAAAGTACGTTATCTTTTTATAAATGGAGAGGGCAGATTTATGCGGTAACAAACATTTACAATGATAATGTATTTCCCTACATACTTTATTACAACAAAGAGAAATTTGAGATGGCAGGACTTCCTGATCCTCTCGAGTTATATAAGCAAGGGAAGTGGACCTGGGAGACCTTTTTCAACTTAGGCAAGCAACTTACACAAGATACCAATGGTGATGGAAAGATAGACCAATATGCTTATGCTACTTGGGCGGTAGTACAGCCCTTCTTGTATACTAATGATGTGCAGGTGGTTAAGTATATAGGTGGTAAGCCTGTTTTTGCTATGGATGATCCGAAAGCCTATAAAGCATTTCAGGCTGTGTATGAGATGGATGCAAAATATAAGATGAGACCTTCTGATTGGTGGAATGATCCTCAAGGGAGATTCCAAAAAGGTATTACCTGTATGGATTATTGGGGACCTTGGGAGCTTTCTGGGATGAGAAATGCTCTTGGTAAAAAATTAGGGATAGTCCCATTCCCTAAAGGTCCTGATAGCAAGAAGAAGAGTGCAGATATGGCCGATGACGGTGCTTGGGCTATAGCTTCTTCCTCTAAGGATCCAGAACTTGCTGCTTTGTATCTTTTGTGGATGTTGACACCCACTGATAAAGAAAAAGAAATAATTGTAAAATCGCAGATAGAAAGGGTAGGCGGAAAAGAAATTTATGATATCCTAATGGATGCTGCCACTAGAGCTCAAATAGATCCAATATCTGGTATTCCTGGCTTCTGGGATTTGATTAACCAGATTGATGTGGCAAATCCTGCGAAATCTATAAAGGCATTAAAGCCTAAATTCCAAGCTGCTATTGATGCAATTTTAGAGGGTCTTAAATAA